The Planifilum fulgidum genome segment GGCCTTGTAAACCGGGGTGGCGATGATGACGCCTTCGGCCTGCTTTAGCAGGCGGACCGTGTTTTGGACCGCCGGGCTGTCGAAGCGGGCATGGACCAGATCTTCAGGCGGCAATTCGCGGACATCGATCGAATCCGCCTGCCAGTCCTTTGCGGCGGGCAGATTTTTGATGTATTCCACCACGGCCTTCGTCCGGGAGGAAGGGGAAGGACTGCCGGAAATCGTGACAATGCGCGCCATTTTGGAATCCTCCTTTTCAATGGGAAAGGCCCCATCCCTTCTGACGAGAGATGAGGCCTCCGGTGGTCCGGTCGGCGGTTTTTCGTTGCCTTTACTTGGTTTTTCGGGTCGATTGGTCGGATGGTGCCGGGGGAAAGCGGCGTTTTTCGGTCCGGTCGATCTGCACGATTTGCGAATCGTGGACGGTGATCAGGACGGTGCCGTATTCCAGCCCGTCCAAGGCGCGGATGATTTGCTCCATTTGCGACCGGGAGATGGAAGAAGCGTTCATCGGACATCCATCCTCTCCTTTCCGGTTTGAAGGCGTCCCTGAAGCAGATCGGCCAGGGTGGTGTGTTCCAACAGGCGGGCCACCGTGTCCCGGACCAGGGCCCACAGCGGCTTCAGGAGGCATCCTTCCTCCAGGGGACAGGGTTCATAGGCGGTCACACTGACACACCCCATCGGGGCCAGCGGACCCTCCAACCGGCGGATCACTTCCCCGATCACGATTTGGCCGGGGGGAAGCCGCAACGTGTAACCGCCCCGAATTCCCCGTTTGCTCGTCACATATCCGAGTTTTTTGAGCTTAAGGAGGATTTGCTCCAGGTAGTTGAGAGGAACCCGGGTTTTCGCGGCGATGTCGGCGGCGGGGATCACTTCCTCGGGATGCTGTCCCAGCAGGATCAGGGCCCGCAGGGCGTATTCGCCCCGGGTGGACACCTTCATGGTTTTTCAGCCCCCTCTTTATTGGGACAGAAAGGCCCTTTTGCGGCTGATGATCAATTTCCTCACGGCCAGCGCGACGCCTCCCGCCCAAACCAAGTAGAGAAAACCGTAGATCGCCGCATGCCAGGTGACGGGAATCCAATCAAAGCTGTTGAGCAGGGTCTTTGCATTGGTGACGATGATCAGTCCCCCGACCAGGACGCCCAGCAGGCGGGAGGGGATGATGCGGACCAGCCAGGCGGCGATGGGGGCGGCGACGATTCCGCCGGCCATCAGCGCGATCATCCACGGCCAGTGGAAGTTTTCCGGTCCGAGGGAAATCAGGAAACCGAGGGTGGCGGATACGGCGATGGCAAATTCACTGGTGTCGACGGTGCCGATCACCTTCCGCGTCTCCATTTCGTTGCGGCTGAGGAGAACAGGCGTGCTGAGCGGCCCCCATCCCCCGCCGCCGGTGGAATCGGCGAAGCCGGCGACCAATCCCAGCGGAATGAGCAGGCGGGTGGGGGGCTTTTTGCCCGATTTGACCCGGTTTTCTTTTCCGAAGAGGAACCGGCTCATCACGTAGATTCCGAGGACAAACAGGAATGCGGCGATGTACGGTTTGGCCCGTTCCCCCGGGAGGTTGCTCAGGAAGCAGGCCCCGGTGAAGGCGCCGATCGATCCGGGGATGATCAGCCTCATCACCACGGTTTTGTCCACGTTTCCGAATTTCAGATGGGAGAGGCCCGAGGCGGCCGTCGTCACCACCTCCGCCATGTGGATCGAGGCGGAGGCCACCGCCGGCGCGATCCC includes the following:
- a CDS encoding YezD family protein gives rise to the protein MNASSISRSQMEQIIRALDGLEYGTVLITVHDSQIVQIDRTEKRRFPPAPSDQSTRKTK
- a CDS encoding RrF2 family transcriptional regulator, encoding MKVSTRGEYALRALILLGQHPEEVIPAADIAAKTRVPLNYLEQILLKLKKLGYVTSKRGIRGGYTLRLPPGQIVIGEVIRRLEGPLAPMGCVSVTAYEPCPLEEGCLLKPLWALVRDTVARLLEHTTLADLLQGRLQTGKERMDVR
- a CDS encoding sulfite exporter TauE/SafE family protein, producing the protein MKKLIVFALIGFAAQLVDGSLGMAYGVTSTSLLLLFGIAPAVASASIHMAEVVTTAASGLSHLKFGNVDKTVVMRLIIPGSIGAFTGACFLSNLPGERAKPYIAAFLFVLGIYVMSRFLFGKENRVKSGKKPPTRLLIPLGLVAGFADSTGGGGWGPLSTPVLLSRNEMETRKVIGTVDTSEFAIAVSATLGFLISLGPENFHWPWMIALMAGGIVAAPIAAWLVRIIPSRLLGVLVGGLIIVTNAKTLLNSFDWIPVTWHAAIYGFLYLVWAGGVALAVRKLIISRKRAFLSQ